The following proteins come from a genomic window of Aptenodytes patagonicus chromosome W, bAptPat1.pri.cur, whole genome shotgun sequence:
- the LOC143172074 gene encoding LOW QUALITY PROTEIN: shieldin complex subunit 3-like (The sequence of the model RefSeq protein was modified relative to this genomic sequence to represent the inferred CDS: substituted 2 bases at 2 genomic stop codons), whose amino-acid sequence MEVVLHYRPHQRDLIKLQKFAEAAVREFPTHQLPRLTPWFPNDLYRLPLKTKKXPPVISCEEAEELKQLSTPSEYIIGSPDYDCIKNLIEFQSNMKHGQALSKHKLRTTTXWKTKIERSWSVFLPSPKLKEKILPLSQELRNNLERLKLHVFYRAKWTIEQSICNNQNLEDIWIKLNRLIKQNELPSCNATIQRSVGQIWIFCDMLYCEYVRNILREKLSLTDKMNLLVHKFVIIFSL is encoded by the exons ATGGAAGTGGTCTTGCATTATCGACCACATCAGAGAGATCtaataaaactgcagaaatttgcagaagcagcagtgaggGAGTTTCCCACTCATCAGTTACCGAGACTTACACCCTGGTTTCCAAATGATCTATACAGACTTCccctcaaaacaaaaaagtaaccACCTGTTATTTCTTGTGAGGAAGCAGAAGAATTGAAGCAACTTTCTACACCTTCAGAATATATTATAGGATCTCCTGATTATGACTGCATAAAAAATCTCATTGAGTTTCAGTCTAACATGAAACATGGGCAGGCTTTGTCCAAGCACAAACT GAGAACCACCacttaatggaaaacaaaaattgaaaggTCTTGGAGTGTCTTTCTCCCTAGCCCTAAGCTTAAAGAAAAGATTCTTCCTTTATCTCAAGAACTGCGGAATAATTTGGAAAGACTAAAACTGCATGTGTTTTACAGAGCAAAGTGGACAATTGAACAGTCTATTTGTAATAATCAGAATTTGGAGGACATCTGGATAAAACTGAATAGACTCATCAAGCAGAATGAATTGCCATCTTGCAATGCTACTATTCAAAGATCTGTGGGACAGATATGGATTTTCTGTGATATGTTATACTGTGAATATGTTAGAAATATTCTTAGGGAAAAGCTAAGCCTTACTGATAAAATGAATTTGCTTGTACATAAATTTGTAATTATATTTAGTTTATAA